The sequence CAAGGGGCTTATGTTTCCGAGAAAGAAATTAAAGCCGTGGCGGACTTTCTCCGCGCACAAGGCGGGCCGGATTATCCTGTCCAAATCGTAGCGGAAGCGGCCCCCGGTGCCCAACAACGCCCGCAGGACGGCTTGGGAACAAAGCCCGAAGAACAACTGCAAGCCCTGCGCCTGATTAAAGAGCGCCGCCGCGTATCGCAAGATTTATTAAAAGCCCACTTCGGTTCCAGTGCCCGTGCAACCAATATGCTTAGTGTGCTGGAAATGAAAGGCTATATTTCCAAGCCGGAAGGTTCCAACCGTTGGGAAATTCACTATGAACTGATTGACCAAGGCATTGAGGAACTTTCCAGCCTTCCGTATGAAAAAAATTACGAGGAACCCTCTTATGAAACTGTCTATAAATAAAGGTTTATGGGCCCTTGTTTTGGCCTGCGGGGTGAGTGCCTGTTCCAATTCGGCCGAACCGACTTTGGTGCCCGAAACCTCGGCCCAGCCCCAACAAACGATAGCGGAAACCGCACCCGTCAAACAGGAAAAGCCCGTTGCCCCTGCGCCGGAAACAACCCCTGCTCCCGCACCGAAACCGACTGCCGAAAAAACCAAAGCGGTAAAAACTTTTTCGGCGGAAGAGTTGGCGGAAGAATTGAAAGCCTGGGATAAAAAATTGACTTTCTTGTCCACCTCTTTTGAACAATCTACTTCGTATGACGGGGTTCTCGTCAGCCAATCTCAAGGAACTTTATCCTACGATAAAGCAAAAAATTTCTTGCGTTTGGATACATTGGACAAACAAGGAGAGGCGGAACAATCGGCCATTACCGATAAAAAAGAAATTATCATTTTAGATAATGCCGGCAACCAAGTAACCACCCTTTCTTGGACGGATTGGCAAGAAGGCCAACCCAACCAGGCCTTGTACGATTTCGGCAATTATACGGCTTTAGTAAACCGTCATCAGGCTTCCTTAAAAAGCCAAACGGAAGACGAAGCCGTTTTGCTCTTAACCCCCAAAGCTGGGGAAGAATACAAACTCTATTTAACGCTTGATAAAGCGGACTTTTTTCCGAAAACGATTGCCATTGAGGCCGACTTGATGCTCACTCGGGCGGAGTTAAAAAATACCCGTAAAAACCAATCGCTTCCGGCGGATACTTTTGGAGGATTCTTTCAATGATGACACTTCCCAATAAAATCACACTCACGCGTGCCGCGCTGTCTATTGTTATGTTTATCTTTATTTTGATTCCGTGCGGTTGGACGCGCCTTATTGCCACGCTTATTTTTATCGTGGCGGCCAGTACGGACTGGGTGGACGGCAAAATCGCTCGCGAAACCAACACCATTACTCCCTTCGGCGCGATTGTGGATCCGTTTGTGGATAAAATTTTAGTTTCTGCGGCACTTTTTGCGTTTGTGGGTATTCGTGAATTAGATGTACCCATTTGGGCTGTATTCTTTATTATCTTGCGTGAACTCATGATTTCCACTTTGCGCGTAATTGCCGCGTTGGAAGGCAAAGTGATGGCGGCCGAACGCTGGGGAAAATTCAAAACCGTTATTCAAATGGTGGCAGTCGGCACTATTTTCTTTGTAGTAGATGTGTACCATTTATCCCACATTTTAACGGGTTGTGCCCAACAAGTGTGCGTAATTCTTTTCCTTACGCTTAAAAAGGTTCCGTATGCCATTACCGCTATTGCGGCTGTAATTACCTGGATCAGTGCCGTTTCCTATTTGAAAAACAACTGGGAACTGCTTAAAAAATCGTGGAGTTTGCCTCAATGCAAATAGTCATCAAAGCCTTGGCTACCGGACTTTTTATCAGTTATCTGCCGCCGTTGGTATTTTCCTTCAAAAAAAATACGGGAGCCGGATTTTTGGGCACTTTAATGGGGATTCCTTTGGTGCTTTGTTTTCCCAAAGACCCCATGCTCTACGGCATATTGATGCTGGCTTTTTGGGTATTTGCGGTGGTAATATGTAAAAAAGTAAAATTTAAGGGATATACCGGGCACGATAACCCCAAGGTAGTTATTGACGAAGTGGCCGGGTATGTAACGGCTATGGCTTTTTTACCCAGAGAGTGGCCTTATTTGTTAGCGGCCTTTGTGTTATTCCGCACCTTTGATACGCTAAAGCCGTGGCTTGTAAAAACTTTTGACAAAATGGAAAACCCCGTCGGGGTTGTGTTTGATGATGTGGCCGCCGGGTTAATGGCTAACATTTTAATTCAACTTTTTATTATATTTGTTGTTCGGGCATAGACCCAAGGAGAAAGAAAGAGTATGGAATTTTCCAACATGACAAACTTGCGCGAATTGTTCGCC comes from Elusimicrobium sp. and encodes:
- the pgsA gene encoding CDP-diacylglycerol--glycerol-3-phosphate 3-phosphatidyltransferase, which codes for MMTLPNKITLTRAALSIVMFIFILIPCGWTRLIATLIFIVAASTDWVDGKIARETNTITPFGAIVDPFVDKILVSAALFAFVGIRELDVPIWAVFFIILRELMISTLRVIAALEGKVMAAERWGKFKTVIQMVAVGTIFFVVDVYHLSHILTGCAQQVCVILFLTLKKVPYAITAIAAVITWISAVSYLKNNWELLKKSWSLPQCK
- a CDS encoding phosphatidylglycerophosphatase A, whose protein sequence is MQIVIKALATGLFISYLPPLVFSFKKNTGAGFLGTLMGIPLVLCFPKDPMLYGILMLAFWVFAVVICKKVKFKGYTGHDNPKVVIDEVAGYVTAMAFLPREWPYLLAAFVLFRTFDTLKPWLVKTFDKMENPVGVVFDDVAAGLMANILIQLFIIFVVRA